One window of Bacteroidota bacterium genomic DNA carries:
- a CDS encoding carboxypeptidase-like regulatory domain-containing protein: MPIGILKTTKWSYHINTLSGVFTLILFLFISPYNLSAQNVGKISGVVNDTETGEPLIGCNVSIQGTTLGASTDIEGAFFILNVPPGKYDIQASMVGYQPVVQRGAVVNSGRTTNANFKLKSAAVIQKEVIVEATRPDVEKEKTSTSAIIRSEEVQALAGIRDVGDVLGLAADVTDGHFRGGRAGEEYYTLQGMGIVNPLNNTSAFLPIMSAVEEVEVITSGFGAQYGNAQSGIVNISMKEGKSDKWRSRAEMRMRAPGRKHFGPSVFDPKANPYLDLLMKEATWLLGDPQTNTPYYASMGSGLKDRYGRDTLVLLQVAQTLWRMQMKRDLLRDYGKEIDYSAEAAAGGPIDENVRMFLALRSNTIWPMFPTEQPNIQQQVMGNVATDIGKSAMLRFSGGISQDNNNIFPGSDGLGYYQWLWDRILSIQYQKTTNLQLGAKFTHSLSPSTFYELKLSSLWTKRKLGSSPSPSSVPDSFIVNPQNWQIDWDKIIPQVTKSPDEFYYLRGRSEFRDELTRTISLDASLTSQITKSHLINGGIQFNSYLVDVSNYLNVREGSGGPMELYKGSSKNSNISLVL; this comes from the coding sequence ATGCCAATTGGTATTTTAAAAACTACAAAATGGTCATACCACATCAATACATTGAGTGGGGTATTCACACTTATTTTGTTTCTTTTTATTTCGCCGTACAACCTCTCAGCCCAGAATGTTGGAAAAATCTCAGGAGTTGTTAACGACACTGAAACAGGTGAACCTCTGATAGGATGTAACGTCTCAATTCAGGGAACAACTTTGGGTGCATCGACAGATATAGAAGGCGCGTTCTTTATCCTTAATGTTCCCCCTGGCAAATATGATATTCAAGCTTCTATGGTTGGATACCAACCAGTCGTGCAACGTGGTGCAGTTGTTAACTCCGGGCGAACAACTAATGCCAATTTCAAACTCAAGTCGGCGGCGGTTATACAAAAGGAAGTTATTGTCGAAGCTACCCGTCCTGATGTTGAAAAAGAAAAAACTTCTACCAGTGCAATAATTCGCTCCGAGGAAGTACAGGCGCTTGCGGGTATTAGGGATGTCGGCGACGTTCTCGGTCTTGCTGCCGACGTTACAGATGGACACTTTAGAGGTGGTAGAGCTGGAGAAGAATATTATACTCTCCAAGGTATGGGAATAGTTAATCCATTAAACAACACATCTGCTTTTTTACCAATCATGAGTGCTGTTGAAGAAGTAGAAGTTATCACCAGTGGTTTTGGAGCTCAATATGGCAACGCACAGTCAGGAATTGTCAACATTTCTATGAAAGAAGGAAAATCTGACAAATGGAGATCAAGAGCTGAAATGCGGATGAGGGCACCGGGACGAAAACATTTTGGACCGAGTGTTTTCGACCCTAAAGCAAATCCATATCTTGATCTACTTATGAAAGAAGCAACTTGGCTTTTAGGCGATCCACAAACCAACACACCTTATTATGCTTCGATGGGGTCGGGACTAAAGGACCGTTACGGAAGGGACACTTTAGTTCTACTTCAGGTAGCGCAAACTCTTTGGCGGATGCAGATGAAAAGAGATTTACTTCGTGACTACGGAAAAGAAATTGATTATTCTGCTGAAGCCGCAGCGGGCGGTCCCATCGATGAAAACGTACGAATGTTTCTCGCTCTCCGATCAAATACTATCTGGCCTATGTTTCCGACAGAGCAACCAAATATCCAACAGCAGGTTATGGGAAATGTTGCAACCGATATCGGTAAAAGTGCAATGCTCCGTTTTAGCGGTGGTATTTCACAAGATAACAATAATATTTTCCCGGGTTCAGATGGTTTGGGCTACTATCAGTGGTTGTGGGATAGAATTCTTTCAATCCAATATCAAAAGACAACTAATCTTCAACTCGGTGCTAAGTTTACACACTCATTAAGTCCGAGTACTTTCTACGAATTGAAATTAAGTTCTCTTTGGACAAAGAGAAAATTAGGGTCATCCCCATCGCCTAGCTCAGTGCCCGATTCTTTTATTGTGAATCCACAGAATTGGCAAATCGATTGGGATAAAATAATTCCACAAGTAACAAAATCGCCCGATGAATTTTATTATCTCCGAGGACGTTCAGAATTTCGAGATGAGCTTACTCGTACAATTTCGTTAGATGCATCACTAACCAGTCAAATAACAAAATCACATTTAATCAACGGAGGAATCCAATTCAACTCTTATCTCGTTGATGTTTCGAACTACCTTAATGTCCGCGAAGGTTCCGGTGGTCCTATGGAATTATACAAGGGCAGTTCCAAAAATTCAAATATAAGTTTAGTGTTATAG
- a CDS encoding glycoside hydrolase family 28 protein yields the protein MPVVKKFMLTVFLTVIFIQTPTCQPNLLTISQEIILPIKTPFDMPQLQRPEIPVRQFDIRDYGAKEGGVVKNTKAIKTAIEAASRTGGGTIIIPKGKWLTGAIHLDNNINLHLTKYAELLFSQEVEDYLPVVFSRHEDVECYKYSAFIYANGKTNIAITGEGTLNGQGKPWWKFKVEKISSEQLLFEMAKIDVPVEKRIFDGTDGYELRPAFFQPMNCKGVLVEGVTFLFGAFWTITPTYCENVIIRKIKIITWGEYGDTPNGDGVNPSSSKNVLIEDCEFNTGDDCVAIKAGRDKDGIRVGRPSENIVIRNIRGLSGHGGIVIGSETSGGVRNIYAVNCQFKGTDRIVRIKTARGRGGIIENMWFANLTGDDILKEAIHLNMLYTPQGPPSKRMPAQPVSQSTPMIRNIHFENIKFTQGKSYAIELLGIPEMLIENISFNSIAASGEKGINFSDVSGIRIHNAKFNSNISPILTITDGENISIDSVTFSAHQNPLVKIEGENSKNIVIRKTNILNTDTVISTGVNVSKQAVKFEE from the coding sequence ATCTTTATACAAACCCCAACTTGTCAACCGAATCTTCTCACCATCTCACAAGAAATAATCCTACCAATTAAAACTCCATTCGATATGCCGCAATTGCAGCGGCCAGAAATCCCAGTAAGACAGTTTGATATTCGAGACTACGGGGCAAAAGAGGGGGGTGTGGTTAAAAATACGAAGGCTATTAAAACTGCAATTGAAGCAGCCTCAAGAACAGGTGGAGGGACTATTATAATTCCAAAAGGCAAGTGGCTTACCGGCGCTATACACCTTGACAACAATATTAACTTACATCTCACAAAATATGCCGAACTTCTTTTTAGTCAAGAAGTTGAAGATTATTTACCGGTAGTTTTTTCTCGCCATGAAGATGTAGAATGTTACAAATACTCAGCATTCATTTATGCAAATGGAAAGACAAACATCGCTATCACCGGTGAGGGAACACTTAATGGACAAGGAAAACCTTGGTGGAAATTTAAGGTAGAAAAAATATCGAGTGAGCAACTCTTGTTTGAAATGGCAAAAATTGATGTTCCAGTAGAAAAAAGAATTTTTGATGGCACGGATGGATATGAATTACGTCCAGCATTTTTTCAACCTATGAATTGCAAAGGTGTACTCGTTGAAGGTGTAACATTTCTTTTTGGTGCATTCTGGACAATTACTCCAACTTACTGTGAAAATGTTATCATTCGAAAAATAAAAATTATAACTTGGGGAGAATACGGTGATACCCCCAATGGTGATGGTGTGAATCCGTCTTCTTCCAAAAATGTTTTGATTGAAGACTGCGAATTTAATACAGGTGATGATTGTGTTGCTATTAAAGCTGGTAGGGATAAAGATGGCATACGAGTGGGGAGACCATCTGAAAATATTGTTATCCGAAATATTCGCGGATTAAGCGGACACGGTGGAATTGTTATTGGTAGTGAAACTTCCGGCGGTGTAAGAAATATTTACGCAGTAAACTGTCAATTTAAAGGTACCGATCGGATTGTCCGAATAAAGACAGCGCGAGGTAGAGGTGGTATTATTGAAAATATGTGGTTTGCAAATTTGACTGGTGATGATATACTGAAGGAAGCGATACATCTGAATATGCTCTATACACCACAAGGTCCACCAAGTAAGCGAATGCCCGCACAACCCGTTTCTCAGTCGACTCCCATGATTCGTAATATCCATTTTGAAAACATTAAATTCACACAAGGCAAGAGTTATGCTATTGAGTTACTCGGTATTCCTGAAATGTTGATCGAAAATATCTCCTTTAATAGTATTGCTGCCAGTGGAGAAAAAGGAATAAATTTTTCTGATGTCAGCGGAATTAGAATTCATAATGCTAAATTTAACTCTAATATTTCACCTATTCTAACGATAACTGATGGTGAAAATATTTCAATCGATTCGGTAACGTTCTCGGCGCATCAGAATCCGCTCGTCAAAATTGAGGGTGAAAATTCAAAAAACATTGTAATCCGAAAAACAAATATTTTAAATACCGATACCGTCATCAGTACCGGTGTGAATGTATCAAAGCAAGCAGTTAAGTTCGAAGAATAA